The Saccharopolyspora gloriosae genome window below encodes:
- a CDS encoding BldC family transcriptional regulator translates to MTATTPQSRQNGQEQLLTPGEVASLFRVDPKTVTRWATAGRIGSIRTPGGHRRFRESEVRTLLAELTNDVRSA, encoded by the coding sequence GTGACCGCGACGACTCCCCAGTCTCGCCAGAACGGTCAGGAACAGCTGCTCACCCCCGGTGAGGTCGCCTCGTTGTTCCGGGTCGACCCGAAGACGGTGACGAGATGGGCGACGGCAGGCCGGATCGGTTCCATTCGCACTCCCGGCGGCCACCGCCGGTTCCGCGAATCGGAAGTGCGCACGCTGTTGGCCGAACTCACCAACGACGTCCGCTCCGCCTGA
- a CDS encoding DUF4229 domain-containing protein, protein MQEQRTASVTESAPPTNLARDIALYTVVRLAMLLAVVAVLALCGVPLLVAAAVSVVVVMPLSMVVFGGLRRRVATGMVHRARRREQLRAELRGERGQSDDQD, encoded by the coding sequence GTGCAGGAACAGCGAACCGCATCGGTAACGGAGTCGGCCCCGCCGACCAACTTGGCGCGGGACATCGCGCTGTACACCGTGGTCAGGCTGGCCATGCTGCTCGCGGTCGTGGCCGTGCTGGCGCTCTGCGGGGTGCCGCTGCTGGTCGCCGCCGCGGTGTCCGTGGTGGTCGTCATGCCGCTGTCCATGGTGGTCTTCGGCGGGCTGCGCCGCCGCGTCGCCACCGGCATGGTGCACCGCGCCCGGCGTCGCGAACAACTGCGCGCCGAACTCCGCGGCGAGCGAGGGCAGTCCGATGACCAGGACTGA
- a CDS encoding PLP-dependent cysteine synthase family protein, with protein sequence MTRTDPRGSGAVTDRSCDRTRSWAGEAVRVIEADANRSADTHLLRFPLPSAWGIDLYLKDESTHPTGSLKHRLARSLFLYALCNGWVTENTPVIEASSGSTAVSEAHFAQLLGLPFIAVMPRSTSPEKVALIERHGGTCHYVDQPGAIYDESRRLAAELGGHFMDQFTHAERATDWRGNNNIAESIFDQLALERHPIPEWIVTGAGTGGTSATLGRYIRYRRHDTRLAVVDPEHSVFYDAWCHGDPGRTGERGSLIEGIGRPRVEPSFIGQAIDRMIKVPDAASIATIRWAEDVLGRRVGGSTGTNLWGVFGLVAEMVRDGRTGSIVTLLCDGGERYAETYYDDQWVAGHGFDLSGPLGTLAEFHRSGTWPLSG encoded by the coding sequence ATGACCAGGACTGATCCCCGCGGCTCCGGCGCGGTGACCGACCGCTCCTGCGACCGCACCCGCTCCTGGGCGGGCGAAGCGGTCCGCGTGATCGAAGCCGACGCGAACCGCAGCGCCGACACGCACCTGCTGCGGTTCCCGCTGCCGTCGGCCTGGGGCATCGACCTCTACCTCAAGGACGAGTCAACTCATCCGACCGGTTCGCTCAAGCACCGGCTGGCCCGATCGCTGTTCCTCTACGCCCTCTGCAACGGGTGGGTGACGGAGAACACTCCGGTGATCGAGGCGTCGTCGGGCTCCACCGCGGTCTCCGAGGCGCATTTCGCGCAGCTGCTGGGACTTCCGTTCATCGCGGTCATGCCGCGCTCCACCAGCCCCGAGAAGGTGGCGTTGATCGAGCGCCACGGCGGCACCTGCCACTACGTGGACCAGCCCGGCGCGATCTACGACGAGTCCCGCAGGCTCGCCGCCGAACTCGGCGGGCACTTCATGGACCAGTTCACCCACGCCGAACGCGCCACGGACTGGCGCGGCAACAACAACATCGCCGAATCGATCTTCGACCAGCTGGCGCTGGAACGGCACCCGATCCCGGAGTGGATCGTCACCGGAGCGGGCACCGGCGGCACCAGCGCGACGCTCGGCCGCTACATCCGCTACCGCAGGCACGACACCCGGCTCGCCGTGGTCGACCCGGAGCACTCCGTGTTCTACGACGCGTGGTGCCACGGAGATCCCGGCCGGACCGGCGAGCGCGGATCGCTCATCGAGGGCATCGGCAGGCCGCGGGTCGAACCGTCCTTCATCGGCCAGGCCATCGACCGCATGATCAAGGTCCCGGACGCCGCCTCCATCGCCACCATCCGCTGGGCCGAGGACGTGCTGGGCCGCCGCGTCGGCGGCTCCACCGGCACCAACCTGTGGGGAGTGTTCGGCCTCGTCGCGGAGATGGTGCGCGACGGCAGGACCGGCAGCATCGTCACGCTGCTCTGCGACGGCGGTGAGCGCTACGCCGAGACCTACTACGACGACCAGTGGGTGGCGGGTCACGGCTTCGACCTCAGCGGCCCGCTCGGCACCCTCGCCGAGTTCCACCGCAGCGGGACCTGGCCGCTCTCCGGGTGA
- a CDS encoding DUF3558 family protein gives MRRPTNSAAVLVPTAALAVVLAACTSGGTPPAPSSAPATSGSDQTEPESVTPSITREVPPQQRRSLAGASAPQLCGLITVDELAQFGYTVRPGVPREIGFEPPVRGCQFQADSGVRSILIASQPEGYADLGEDEVRLGELPGTETLRANDCTVFAAAGDATLQVTAKAAEADSDECEAAQGITQYVLAAVR, from the coding sequence ATGCGCCGGCCGACGAACTCAGCCGCGGTGCTGGTACCCACGGCCGCGCTCGCCGTCGTGCTCGCCGCCTGCACCTCGGGCGGGACGCCGCCCGCGCCGAGCAGCGCACCGGCCACGAGCGGCAGCGACCAGACCGAACCGGAATCGGTGACGCCGTCGATCACCCGCGAAGTGCCGCCGCAGCAACGCCGGAGCCTCGCGGGCGCCTCCGCGCCGCAGCTGTGCGGGCTGATCACCGTGGACGAACTCGCGCAGTTCGGCTACACCGTGCGGCCCGGAGTCCCGCGCGAGATCGGATTCGAACCTCCGGTGCGCGGCTGCCAGTTCCAAGCCGACAGCGGCGTGCGCTCGATCCTGATCGCCTCCCAGCCCGAGGGCTACGCGGATCTCGGGGAGGACGAGGTGCGCCTCGGCGAGCTGCCCGGCACGGAAACGTTGCGCGCCAACGACTGCACCGTGTTCGCCGCCGCGGGAGACGCGACCCTCCAGGTCACGGCGAAGGCCGCCGAAGCCGATTCCGACGAGTGCGAAGCAGCCCAGGGAATAACCCAGTACGTCCTCGCCGCCGTGCGGTGA
- a CDS encoding 1,4-dihydroxy-2-naphthoate polyprenyltransferase: MATVKQWIEGARLRTWPNAIAPVLVGTGAATGVDQWSVPIALLALAVSLLLITGVNFANDYSDGIRGTDADRVGPFRLVGSGAADPVAVRNAAFGCFGLGALAGIGVVVLSGQWWMLLLGALCIAGAWYYTGGKRPYGYAGLGEIAVFVFFGLIAVLGTMFVQAGTISGFGVGGAVAIGSFSSAVLVANNLRDIPTDRVTGKRTLAVLLGDRDTRTLYVTLALIPFLITVLIGLRNSWALLGFLALPLLINSVLAVTRGGTGRKLIPALRDTGLAMLVWALATALALAFG, from the coding sequence ATGGCGACCGTGAAGCAGTGGATTGAGGGCGCACGCCTGCGGACGTGGCCGAACGCGATCGCGCCGGTCCTGGTCGGCACCGGGGCGGCGACCGGGGTGGACCAGTGGAGCGTGCCGATCGCGCTGCTCGCGCTGGCGGTGTCGCTGCTGCTGATCACCGGGGTGAACTTCGCGAACGACTACTCGGACGGCATCCGGGGCACCGACGCCGATCGGGTCGGCCCGTTCCGGCTGGTCGGTTCGGGTGCGGCCGACCCGGTGGCGGTGCGCAACGCGGCGTTCGGCTGCTTCGGCCTGGGCGCGCTCGCGGGCATCGGCGTGGTCGTGCTGAGCGGGCAGTGGTGGATGCTGCTGCTCGGCGCGCTGTGCATCGCGGGAGCCTGGTACTACACCGGCGGCAAGCGGCCGTACGGCTACGCGGGGCTCGGCGAGATCGCCGTGTTCGTGTTCTTCGGCTTGATCGCGGTGCTCGGCACGATGTTCGTGCAGGCGGGCACGATCAGCGGTTTCGGCGTCGGTGGCGCGGTGGCCATCGGCTCGTTCTCCAGCGCCGTGCTGGTGGCGAACAACCTGCGCGACATCCCGACGGACCGGGTCACCGGCAAGCGCACCTTGGCGGTCCTGCTGGGCGACCGCGACACCCGCACCCTGTACGTGACGCTGGCGCTGATCCCGTTCCTGATCACCGTGCTGATCGGCCTGCGCAACTCCTGGGCGCTGCTGGGCTTCCTGGCCCTGCCCCTGCTGATCAATTCGGTGCTGGCCGTGACCAGGGGCGGCACCGGGCGCAAGCTCATCCCCGCCCTCCGCGACACGGGCTTGGCCATGCTCGTCTGGGCCCTCGCCACCGCCCTGGCCCTCGCATTCGGCTGA